The following are encoded together in the uncultured Sphaerochaeta sp. genome:
- a CDS encoding tagaturonate reductase: MQSINETHKTVARKEKILQFGEGNFLRAFVDWMIDILNEKTDFNGNVVIVQPLERGLSDMINDQKGLYTTVLRGVQGGKNVEEFRTIGSVSRCLNPYKKDDYEEYLKLAESEDLRFIVSNTTEAGIAYSEGNSLEDAPQAAFPAKVCAFLYKRYKAFNGAEDKGIIVIPVELIDKNGDNLKRIVLQYAKEWNLEADFSTWLDEACDFCNSLVDRIVPGYPRAEAAQLCEKIGYQDNLLDAAEIFHLWVIECHKEFHEDELPFNKAGLNVIWTDDMSFYRTRKVRILNGAHTMSVLAAYQAGHNTVQDCIADKNLLYPFMHGGIFEEIIPSMDGSKEELEAYANDVLERFENPYNPHQLLSISLNSVSKFKTRNLPSLLGYITKQGSLPKRLVFALSALISFYEGTEYEGSALKGKRGNETYLIQDNQDILETFEALYNEGDEGVARAKRISTAVLSNSAWWSQDLTQIEGLQHAVEKNLEAIWSVGMQKAMQAL; encoded by the coding sequence ATGCAATCGATTAATGAAACTCATAAGACAGTTGCTCGAAAAGAGAAAATCCTTCAGTTCGGTGAAGGGAATTTTCTCCGAGCTTTTGTTGACTGGATGATCGATATCCTCAATGAGAAGACTGACTTTAACGGCAATGTGGTTATCGTCCAACCGCTCGAGAGAGGGTTGAGCGATATGATCAATGACCAGAAAGGTCTCTACACCACTGTCCTTAGAGGTGTTCAGGGAGGAAAGAACGTTGAGGAGTTCCGTACCATTGGCAGTGTCAGCCGCTGTCTGAATCCATATAAGAAAGATGACTATGAAGAATACCTGAAGCTTGCAGAAAGCGAGGACCTAAGGTTCATCGTCTCCAACACCACCGAGGCAGGTATTGCCTACAGCGAAGGAAACAGCCTCGAAGATGCACCTCAAGCTGCCTTCCCCGCAAAAGTCTGTGCTTTTCTCTACAAGCGTTACAAGGCTTTTAATGGTGCAGAAGACAAGGGTATTATTGTCATACCGGTTGAGCTTATCGATAAGAACGGAGACAACCTAAAGCGAATCGTGTTGCAATATGCAAAGGAGTGGAATCTGGAAGCAGATTTTTCAACTTGGCTTGATGAAGCATGTGATTTCTGCAACTCACTTGTTGACCGCATTGTTCCAGGATATCCTCGTGCTGAAGCAGCACAGCTGTGTGAAAAAATCGGGTATCAGGACAATCTCCTTGATGCCGCGGAGATTTTTCATCTCTGGGTTATTGAGTGTCACAAGGAGTTCCATGAAGATGAGCTTCCCTTCAACAAGGCGGGACTGAACGTCATCTGGACTGACGACATGAGCTTCTACAGAACCCGGAAGGTACGTATCCTCAACGGAGCACATACCATGAGTGTACTTGCCGCATATCAGGCAGGACACAACACTGTCCAGGATTGCATCGCAGACAAAAACCTGTTGTACCCATTCATGCATGGAGGGATATTTGAGGAGATTATCCCTTCCATGGATGGCTCGAAAGAGGAGTTGGAAGCGTATGCAAACGATGTGCTGGAGCGGTTTGAAAACCCGTACAACCCGCATCAGTTGCTTTCCATTTCTCTCAACTCTGTCTCAAAGTTCAAGACCCGCAACCTTCCCAGCCTGCTTGGATACATTACAAAACAAGGATCTCTCCCTAAAAGACTGGTCTTCGCACTTTCAGCCTTGATCAGCTTCTATGAGGGGACCGAATATGAAGGTAGTGCACTGAAGGGAAAAAGAGGGAATGAAACCTATCTCATCCAAGACAACCAAGACATTCTGGAGACCTTTGAAGCCCTCTACAACGAGGGTGATGAAGGAGTGGCAAGAGCGAAACGTATCAGCACTGCTGTGCTTTCCAATTCCGCTTGGTGGTCCCAGGATCTTACCCAGATCGAAGGCTTGCAGCATGCAGTTGAGAAAAACCTAGAGGCCATCTGGTCTGTCGGTATGCAGAAAGCCATGCAGGCACTGTAG
- a CDS encoding bile acid:sodium symporter family protein, whose product MFHFQKVEARLKSLNYHLERFMPILTPSGVIMGLLLGSLVSWMTPSVPYLFALITFIGGLGISSNAFFGVIKKPKAILFFILGANIIMPLVAWALANLLFPGHPAIITGFILLMAIPTAITGYIWANIYRGNGALSLTLIIVSTLLAPFLTPYTVALLAQTNVQIDTKGMMISLLIMVVIPSIVGILINNATQGKVNDHVGPNLKPFSKIGLFFIIVINTSNVAERLIADASWIYLPIALVCALLAVIGYPLAHYLGKIAGIALEDRKSVTFAVSMRNISSALVLAIAYFPPETALPVIFGIVFQQTICAFMAHTLYGRKKIT is encoded by the coding sequence ATGTTTCATTTTCAAAAAGTCGAGGCAAGGCTCAAGAGCCTGAACTATCATCTGGAGCGGTTTATGCCGATCCTCACTCCCAGCGGTGTTATCATGGGACTTCTCCTTGGTTCCCTAGTCTCCTGGATGACACCATCAGTCCCCTATCTCTTTGCCCTCATTACCTTCATCGGTGGATTGGGTATCAGTTCAAATGCCTTCTTTGGGGTCATCAAGAAACCAAAAGCCATTCTCTTCTTTATTCTTGGGGCAAATATCATCATGCCCTTGGTAGCATGGGCACTGGCAAACCTGTTGTTCCCCGGTCATCCTGCAATTATCACAGGATTTATTCTCCTGATGGCAATTCCCACTGCAATCACCGGATATATCTGGGCAAATATCTATAGGGGAAATGGGGCACTCTCCCTGACCTTGATCATTGTCTCTACCCTCCTTGCTCCTTTCCTCACCCCCTACACAGTGGCACTTCTTGCCCAGACCAACGTACAAATCGATACCAAGGGAATGATGATATCCCTGCTCATCATGGTTGTTATTCCCTCCATCGTAGGCATTCTTATCAACAATGCAACACAGGGGAAGGTTAACGACCACGTGGGGCCAAACCTAAAGCCATTCTCCAAGATCGGTCTCTTCTTCATCATTGTCATCAACACAAGCAATGTTGCTGAACGTCTTATCGCTGATGCTTCCTGGATCTACCTACCTATCGCACTTGTCTGTGCATTACTTGCAGTCATCGGATATCCTCTTGCTCATTACCTGGGCAAGATTGCCGGAATTGCCTTGGAAGATCGCAAGAGCGTCACCTTCGCCGTCTCCATGAGGAATATCAGCTCAGCCTTGGTTCTTGCCATCGCTTATTTCCCCCCTGAGACTGCACTACCCGTCATTTTTGGAATCGTCTTCCAGCAAACCATCTGTGCCTTCATGGCACATACCCTTTATGGAAGAAAAAAAATAACGTAA
- a CDS encoding helix-turn-helix domain-containing protein: protein MGAHTTRRVGLVLASIHTGASNGLWSQIASQCQRSGISLFVFPGGRLEYQENQEYLRNAIYSLINTDNLDGVITWASALGGAVSVSEVHAFLAKLDDLDCVCIGMKKEGCPGISFDAYSGVQSVMLHCIREHRARKIAFLRGPENHYSAEDRYRAYCDTLDQTSLLFDPRLVSDPFSWSEGRKAIVQLLEERNLVPGRDFDTLVCASDLMMFDAGKYLENLGFTIPEDLRIVGYNDSRESHLLKVPCTTARMPVNELARMSWNLLSDMLSEEDPSCFDLLLPSQPIIRQSCGCTYSLGSEQQARRVIGSQELFKAWLIQVFDANEEEQERIGLLLKEASLQHEKEVLSLLGHLSYRFLDRGGDPSLLSEALHWYCTFFATLSFKTICAGPIRDLFLRQRDLVAHEHAYQRSLQASILNTLKCDLLGVRTLSIIPSILAKHLGSLGLDAGYLVLYGDETTNTFIGGYADSLVMERKQLFPKHLMLPQGLLDHLGQGVHVVEPLFMDNQPLGYIILRTTLFSGSVMEELRTALSSAIKGAFLLDAANRAREDAERAQRSRSEFFANVGEGLKTPLEKILSIAAQIEGDMAKQIEEQIRSATHILDLSLSHSGNLELENKVCNPMTLITPLLTSFPLVYEGPKEMPSLCVDAKRLIQSLTIICEYIVREGGEMRLQSTLSKDGLQLRFASSSITWKASMGSQDPSLSLAQRIILMSHGLFSLHDNAVVVQLPLPSLMGESNPPSHDTLFYIVADGNEPIPEVLRSSFASCEVIPVGNLQKHELSKIVGGIIGWNADNQGREFRLLRTAIAGHNTLSLAPMICLHAPEGQQNLYSSLMRTSHHLSDGVLVALKGLPEDCCKALALDEEFILHSEPDEVLDVVANQPVKMILASLFDPVLYRNIRKSCDAPIVVIREHWEKEEAEQLSLVPRLLIAHQCVLESSEFGQRLLELLETNEMLPPLTGALVKGAVVYLGRHATQQISRWQLAESVNVSEDYLTRIFRKELGISPWEYLNRQRVFLATQLLRESSLSINEVASQSGFQDQAYFCRVFKKIKGCAPGKVRSQH, encoded by the coding sequence GTGGGTGCTCATACGACAAGGCGAGTGGGATTGGTTTTAGCCTCTATCCATACCGGAGCTTCCAACGGGCTCTGGTCCCAGATTGCAAGCCAATGCCAACGCTCTGGTATTTCCCTGTTTGTCTTCCCTGGAGGAAGACTTGAGTATCAGGAGAACCAGGAGTACCTGCGTAATGCCATCTACTCTCTGATAAATACAGATAACCTCGATGGTGTGATCACCTGGGCATCAGCCTTGGGTGGGGCTGTCAGTGTCTCAGAGGTCCATGCCTTCCTTGCCAAACTTGACGATCTGGACTGTGTTTGCATCGGTATGAAGAAGGAAGGCTGTCCCGGAATCTCTTTTGACGCCTATTCAGGGGTCCAGAGTGTCATGCTGCACTGTATCCGTGAGCATCGTGCAAGGAAGATTGCCTTTCTCAGGGGACCGGAGAATCACTATTCTGCCGAGGATCGCTACCGGGCCTATTGCGATACCCTCGACCAAACCAGTTTGCTCTTTGACCCCCGCTTGGTTAGTGATCCCTTCTCTTGGTCAGAAGGTAGAAAAGCAATTGTTCAGCTATTGGAGGAACGAAATCTCGTTCCTGGGCGGGATTTCGATACATTGGTCTGTGCAAGCGATCTGATGATGTTTGATGCAGGAAAATACTTGGAGAACCTCGGATTCACAATTCCTGAGGACCTGCGTATCGTGGGATATAATGACAGCAGGGAAAGCCACCTCTTGAAGGTTCCTTGTACCACTGCAAGGATGCCGGTTAATGAGTTGGCAAGGATGTCCTGGAACCTGCTCAGCGATATGCTTTCAGAGGAGGATCCTTCTTGCTTTGACTTGCTTCTCCCCTCACAGCCGATCATCCGGCAGAGTTGTGGGTGTACCTATTCCCTGGGAAGTGAACAACAAGCTCGTCGTGTGATTGGGAGCCAAGAACTTTTCAAGGCTTGGTTGATCCAGGTGTTTGATGCGAATGAGGAGGAGCAAGAGAGGATTGGTCTTCTGCTTAAGGAAGCCTCCTTGCAACATGAGAAGGAAGTGCTCTCCTTGCTCGGACATCTATCCTACCGTTTCTTGGATAGGGGTGGGGACCCCAGTCTTCTCAGTGAAGCCCTGCATTGGTATTGTACCTTTTTCGCGACCCTTTCCTTCAAGACAATCTGTGCAGGTCCAATCAGGGACCTCTTTCTTCGTCAACGAGATTTGGTTGCTCATGAACATGCCTACCAACGTTCACTGCAGGCAAGCATCCTCAATACCCTGAAGTGTGACCTTCTGGGAGTGAGGACTCTTTCAATCATTCCCTCAATCTTGGCAAAGCATCTAGGATCACTTGGGCTTGATGCGGGATACCTGGTCTTGTACGGTGATGAGACGACCAATACTTTCATCGGTGGGTATGCCGATTCCTTGGTTATGGAACGGAAACAATTGTTTCCCAAACACCTCATGTTACCACAAGGACTTCTGGATCATCTTGGGCAGGGTGTTCATGTGGTTGAACCTCTGTTTATGGACAACCAACCACTGGGGTATATCATTCTGAGAACCACATTGTTCAGTGGAAGTGTCATGGAAGAGCTACGAACCGCTTTGAGTTCAGCTATCAAAGGAGCCTTTCTCCTCGATGCCGCCAACCGTGCAAGGGAAGATGCAGAGCGGGCCCAGCGTTCGCGAAGTGAGTTCTTTGCCAATGTTGGCGAGGGCCTCAAGACTCCTCTTGAGAAAATTCTCTCCATCGCAGCACAGATTGAAGGAGATATGGCCAAGCAGATTGAGGAACAGATCCGCTCCGCCACACATATTCTAGATCTTTCCCTCTCTCACTCCGGCAATCTTGAGTTGGAGAACAAGGTCTGCAATCCCATGACGCTGATAACGCCATTGCTTACCTCCTTTCCTCTTGTCTATGAAGGACCGAAGGAGATGCCATCCCTCTGTGTCGATGCAAAGCGCTTGATTCAAAGTCTCACGATCATTTGCGAATATATAGTAAGGGAAGGAGGGGAGATGAGGCTGCAATCCACTTTGTCGAAGGATGGCCTCCAGCTCCGTTTTGCTTCCTCTTCAATCACTTGGAAGGCTTCGATGGGAAGTCAGGATCCAAGTCTCTCCTTGGCACAAAGAATTATCCTGATGAGCCATGGATTATTTTCCCTGCATGATAATGCAGTGGTTGTGCAGCTTCCCCTGCCAAGCTTGATGGGTGAGAGCAACCCCCCTTCCCATGATACCTTATTCTATATTGTTGCTGATGGTAATGAGCCGATACCAGAGGTATTGCGTTCTTCCTTTGCTTCCTGTGAAGTAATCCCTGTGGGCAACCTGCAGAAGCATGAGCTCTCCAAGATTGTAGGAGGTATTATTGGTTGGAATGCAGACAACCAAGGAAGGGAGTTCCGTCTCCTGCGGACAGCAATTGCAGGGCATAACACCCTCTCCCTAGCTCCCATGATCTGTCTCCACGCTCCTGAGGGACAGCAAAATCTCTATTCATCCTTGATGAGAACTTCCCATCATCTCTCAGATGGTGTTCTCGTTGCGCTCAAGGGGCTTCCTGAAGATTGTTGCAAGGCTCTTGCCTTGGATGAGGAGTTCATTCTCCACAGTGAACCAGACGAGGTATTGGATGTGGTAGCCAACCAGCCGGTTAAAATGATACTTGCTTCACTTTTTGATCCTGTTCTCTACCGGAATATCCGAAAATCCTGTGATGCTCCGATTGTGGTGATTCGTGAGCATTGGGAGAAGGAGGAGGCCGAGCAACTTTCCCTTGTTCCCCGTCTTCTTATCGCCCATCAGTGTGTACTTGAGAGCAGTGAGTTTGGACAGCGGTTGCTCGAGCTATTGGAAACCAATGAGATGCTTCCTCCCCTCACTGGCGCCTTGGTAAAGGGGGCTGTGGTATATTTGGGTAGGCATGCTACCCAGCAGATCTCACGTTGGCAACTTGCTGAATCGGTGAATGTCAGTGAAGACTACCTAACAAGAATTTTCCGCAAGGAGTTGGGTATCAGCCCATGGGAGTACTTAAACAGGCAGAGGGTATTCCTTGCCACCCAGTTGCTCCGGGAGAGTTCGCTCTCAATAAACGAGGTTGCAAGCCAGAGTGGATTCCAGGATCAAGCATACTTTTGTAGAGTATTCAAGAAGATAAAGGGATGTGCTCCAGGAAAGGTTCGCTCACAACATTGA
- a CDS encoding PadR family transcriptional regulator: MDSHIRKVYVPMTETGFYILLCLQEPMHGYAIVQKVDFLTEGVVRIGAGTLYGSLSKMEKDGLIRFMDEQDKRKIYQITELGSDVLALEKKRIARMCRNLEEVSQ; this comes from the coding sequence ATGGATTCTCACATCAGAAAAGTCTATGTACCCATGACAGAGACAGGATTCTATATATTGCTTTGTTTACAGGAGCCCATGCACGGGTATGCAATAGTCCAGAAAGTCGATTTTTTGACCGAAGGGGTGGTGAGAATCGGGGCTGGGACGCTCTATGGAAGTTTGTCGAAGATGGAGAAGGATGGGCTCATCCGATTTATGGATGAACAGGATAAACGAAAAATTTATCAAATCACCGAACTTGGATCAGATGTTCTTGCTTTGGAAAAAAAACGAATTGCACGGATGTGCCGGAACTTGGAGGAGGTTAGTCAATGA
- a CDS encoding DUF2812 domain-containing protein — MKDTKVMFRFYTIPEYVKEQDFLCNQHKKGWAFRRVYFPGLYVFSRCEGEDVVYQLDYNQEGKTDKQSYLRLFEDCGWEYIQDFFGYSYFRKPAAQMNGREEIYCDDGSRLAMIERVFKGRMIPLLVLFFLVIIPQLVLHGSGARSANQFFFGLFSGLFFVYIIIFIQFGLQYWNMRKRLR; from the coding sequence ATGAAAGATACGAAGGTTATGTTCAGATTCTATACTATCCCTGAATACGTGAAGGAGCAGGACTTCTTGTGTAATCAACATAAGAAGGGCTGGGCCTTTAGACGGGTATATTTTCCAGGGTTGTATGTATTCTCCAGATGTGAAGGAGAGGATGTGGTCTACCAATTGGATTACAACCAAGAGGGAAAGACTGACAAGCAGAGCTATCTGCGTTTGTTTGAAGACTGTGGATGGGAGTATATCCAAGATTTTTTTGGGTATAGCTACTTCAGAAAGCCTGCCGCGCAGATGAATGGAAGAGAGGAAATCTATTGTGATGATGGATCGCGTCTTGCCATGATAGAGCGTGTGTTCAAGGGGAGAATGATTCCCTTGCTGGTTCTGTTTTTCTTGGTGATTATTCCCCAGCTAGTACTGCATGGCAGCGGTGCAAGAAGTGCAAATCAATTCTTCTTTGGGCTTTTTAGTGGACTCTTCTTTGTATATATCATAATTTTCATACAGTTTGGCCTACAGTATTGGAATATGAGGAAACGACTTCGCTGA
- a CDS encoding ABC transporter permease subunit, producing the protein MAERTAKQQLLRDIKRHKSVYALLAIPLIYYIIFKYVPIFNGQIAFKDYMALDGVLGSQWIGFEHFRTFINSYYFVELLRNTLMYSFGKLVFSLPLAIILAIAIYESNRPILRKTVQTLAYLPHFLSWVIMYGILLALLAPGDGIVNDTIKLFGGKPIDFLTNTDAFPWIVILSDAWKEMGWSAIIFIAALMGIDPSLFEAALVEGANSWQRVRYITLPSIRPVIVIVVLLRLGTILDAGFNQIFMLYSTPVYSVADIIDTWVYRQGLLEFQFGLATAVGLFKGVIGMFLILGSNRLVRRFGGNSLY; encoded by the coding sequence ATGGCAGAAAGAACGGCAAAACAGCAGTTATTACGTGATATCAAGCGGCATAAATCAGTCTATGCTTTGCTTGCAATTCCTTTAATCTACTATATCATCTTTAAATATGTCCCGATATTCAACGGGCAGATTGCCTTCAAGGATTATATGGCCTTGGACGGGGTGCTGGGTAGTCAATGGATTGGCTTTGAGCATTTTAGGACTTTCATCAACTCCTATTATTTTGTTGAGTTGCTCAGAAACACCCTGATGTACAGTTTTGGGAAGTTGGTGTTCAGTCTTCCCCTTGCAATCATCCTGGCAATTGCCATCTATGAGAGCAACCGACCAATTCTTCGAAAAACAGTGCAAACACTTGCCTATCTCCCACACTTTCTCTCGTGGGTCATCATGTACGGTATCTTGCTTGCCCTATTGGCGCCAGGAGACGGAATTGTTAATGATACCATCAAGCTCTTTGGTGGAAAACCCATTGATTTTCTGACCAATACTGATGCCTTTCCCTGGATTGTCATTCTTAGTGATGCATGGAAGGAAATGGGCTGGAGCGCCATCATCTTCATTGCCGCTCTGATGGGCATTGACCCTTCGCTCTTTGAGGCTGCCTTGGTCGAGGGTGCAAACTCTTGGCAGCGGGTACGCTATATTACCCTTCCCTCAATTCGCCCGGTCATCGTTATTGTGGTCCTGCTTCGCTTGGGAACCATTTTGGATGCAGGTTTCAACCAGATCTTCATGTTGTACTCAACGCCGGTCTATTCGGTTGCCGATATCATCGATACCTGGGTCTATCGTCAAGGCTTGCTGGAGTTCCAGTTTGGCCTTGCCACCGCAGTCGGTCTTTTCAAGGGAGTCATTGGTATGTTCCTCATCCTTGGTTCCAACCGTCTGGTCAGACGCTTCGGCGGAAACTCATTGTACTAG
- a CDS encoding carbohydrate ABC transporter permease, translating to MKMKGTGKKGRFTSVAIKPTAADHSFNFLVDFFLALLLLIIAIPLWSTITLSFRPNDYIGNNLEGMFLMPWKWSTSAYEALLGNAGFLLAFGNSVKILIGGVASALLLTIPLAYVLSIPTLPGRRYLNLLVIVPYVFNVGMIPTYLLVTNIGLIDKLPAVYIPVAISTYNCLIMRSFFEGIPNELKESARIDGASEIQVLLRIILPLSKAIIMTIGLFYGVSFWNNFFHAMLYLNSNALQPLPILLRNILMASGMNEYVEVSAFGDAPIAAIKAASVFMSAIPMVIAYPFIQKYFTKGTLLGSVKG from the coding sequence ATGAAGATGAAAGGAACTGGAAAAAAAGGACGATTCACCTCTGTAGCGATTAAGCCCACTGCGGCAGACCACAGTTTCAATTTCTTGGTGGATTTCTTTTTGGCTTTGCTTTTGCTGATTATTGCAATTCCGCTTTGGAGCACTATTACTCTTTCATTCAGGCCAAATGACTATATTGGCAACAACCTGGAAGGGATGTTCCTGATGCCCTGGAAATGGTCGACCTCAGCGTATGAGGCGTTGTTGGGAAATGCAGGATTTCTGCTTGCTTTCGGCAACAGTGTGAAGATATTGATTGGAGGGGTGGCGAGTGCTTTACTGCTTACCATACCCCTTGCATATGTACTGTCCATACCCACCCTTCCGGGGAGACGCTATTTGAACTTGCTTGTCATTGTCCCTTATGTGTTCAACGTCGGGATGATACCAACCTATCTGTTGGTTACGAATATCGGTTTGATCGACAAGCTTCCAGCAGTCTACATCCCGGTGGCGATCAGCACCTACAACTGTCTGATCATGCGTTCCTTCTTCGAGGGTATTCCCAATGAGCTGAAGGAGTCTGCACGTATTGATGGGGCATCAGAGATTCAAGTTCTCTTGAGAATTATCCTGCCTCTCTCCAAAGCGATTATCATGACCATCGGGTTGTTTTACGGGGTATCCTTCTGGAATAATTTCTTCCATGCAATGCTCTACCTCAATAGTAATGCGCTACAGCCCCTTCCAATACTGCTCAGGAATATCCTGATGGCCAGTGGAATGAATGAATATGTGGAGGTAAGCGCCTTCGGGGATGCTCCAATTGCCGCCATCAAGGCCGCATCGGTCTTCATGAGTGCAATACCAATGGTTATTGCCTACCCATTCATCCAGAAGTATTTCACCAAGGGAACATTGCTGGGAAGTGTGAAAGGATAA
- a CDS encoding extracellular solute-binding protein, translated as MKKQYFVCIALIALLTFVSLPVFSQGTKDAADGPVTIDLWYGAAVTEAGPPPADWVGFDIIKEKLNIDLKLTTLPSNESDQDVKIQAAAAANNLPDLFMVRRDVLTRLVPQGLVAPVDDLYEKMPTRTATHYNEVSRNHAKFGGKSYGLADPGSIVKNEGLLIRKDWLDNLGLSAPTTTDELLEVMRAFTFDDPDGNGKNDTYGYGAFQEVNNYEAWPGRRLEPILGAFGVEGTWDMTTDSAGLNILKPEFYDAMTYLKKMADEGVIDPNWLAYKKDDFRAAWKQGRFGIMREQNAAFAAQSNYAPFDKNFPDGEWVILDPVEGPKGHASIGPYTAGFRIYAISAKAAEEGKKDKIAELLEWMASDEGYFLLGWGVEGVNYTKDANGVPVADGISNPDLAFSGPVGQTVTQLRNMVFYNGDIELYARYPKYITDTSKKEMSALEVLREMQTKQWTPAVGSDMLPIPNADLKRFYEQGLSEFITGKRTLNRTNWNTWIAEFKKLGGQDWNDKGVAFAKENNLLNE; from the coding sequence ATGAAGAAACAGTATTTCGTATGCATCGCACTCATTGCGTTGCTCACTTTCGTTTCCCTGCCAGTATTCAGTCAGGGAACCAAAGATGCTGCAGATGGTCCGGTGACCATTGATCTGTGGTATGGCGCTGCGGTTACAGAAGCTGGGCCGCCCCCAGCCGATTGGGTAGGGTTTGACATCATCAAAGAGAAGTTGAACATCGATCTGAAGCTGACAACGCTTCCCTCCAATGAGAGTGACCAGGATGTTAAGATTCAGGCTGCCGCTGCGGCAAACAATCTTCCCGATCTGTTCATGGTCCGTCGCGATGTCTTGACCCGTTTGGTTCCCCAGGGCTTGGTTGCGCCTGTTGATGATCTCTATGAGAAGATGCCCACTCGTACGGCAACCCATTACAACGAGGTAAGTCGTAACCATGCAAAGTTTGGTGGAAAGAGCTATGGATTGGCTGACCCTGGTTCAATCGTCAAGAATGAAGGTTTGTTGATTCGCAAGGATTGGTTGGATAACCTAGGCTTGAGTGCACCAACTACCACTGATGAATTGCTTGAGGTCATGCGAGCCTTCACCTTCGATGATCCTGATGGTAATGGAAAGAATGACACCTACGGTTATGGTGCTTTCCAGGAAGTCAACAACTATGAAGCATGGCCCGGTCGCCGCTTGGAGCCAATCCTTGGTGCATTCGGTGTTGAAGGGACCTGGGATATGACCACTGACAGCGCTGGTCTGAATATTCTCAAACCCGAATTTTATGATGCCATGACATATCTCAAAAAGATGGCTGATGAAGGTGTCATTGATCCAAACTGGCTTGCCTACAAGAAGGATGATTTCCGTGCTGCTTGGAAGCAGGGTCGTTTTGGAATCATGAGAGAGCAGAATGCTGCATTTGCAGCCCAGTCCAACTACGCTCCATTCGATAAGAACTTCCCTGATGGTGAATGGGTGATTCTCGATCCCGTCGAAGGGCCGAAAGGACATGCCTCTATTGGACCTTACACTGCAGGTTTCCGTATTTACGCCATCAGTGCAAAAGCAGCTGAAGAAGGAAAGAAAGACAAGATTGCCGAACTCCTCGAGTGGATGGCCTCTGATGAAGGATACTTCTTGCTCGGCTGGGGCGTTGAGGGTGTGAACTACACCAAGGATGCAAACGGTGTTCCTGTTGCTGATGGTATTTCTAATCCTGATCTGGCTTTCAGTGGTCCCGTCGGACAGACCGTGACCCAGCTTCGAAACATGGTTTTCTATAATGGTGATATCGAGTTGTATGCTCGCTATCCGAAGTACATCACTGATACCAGCAAGAAAGAAATGTCTGCACTTGAGGTACTGCGTGAGATGCAGACCAAGCAGTGGACTCCCGCTGTTGGTTCTGACATGCTTCCGATTCCGAATGCTGACCTGAAGCGTTTCTACGAACAAGGATTGAGTGAGTTCATCACTGGAAAGCGTACGCTGAACAGAACGAACTGGAACACTTGGATTGCTGAGTTCAAGAAACTCGGTGGACAGGATTGGAATGACAAAGGCGTTGCCTTTGCCAAGGAAAACAACCTGCTGAACGAGTAG